In Pseudomonas sp. MYb327, one DNA window encodes the following:
- a CDS encoding heme-binding protein, translating into MSALTLKVAVNLVNEAITAGRAISAAPLTIAVLDAGGHLITLQREDGASLLRPQVAIGKAWGAIALGKGSRLLALDAQQRPAFIAALNSLGQGSVVPAPGGVLIRDHAGNVLGAVGISGDLSDVDEQCAINAIEALGLRADAGVVA; encoded by the coding sequence ATGAGCGCTTTAACCTTGAAAGTCGCAGTCAACCTGGTCAACGAGGCCATCACCGCGGGGCGGGCGATTTCCGCTGCACCGCTGACTATCGCGGTGCTGGATGCCGGCGGGCATCTGATCACCCTGCAACGCGAAGACGGCGCCAGCCTGCTGCGCCCGCAAGTGGCCATCGGCAAGGCCTGGGGCGCCATCGCACTGGGCAAAGGCTCACGCCTGCTGGCACTGGACGCCCAACAACGTCCGGCGTTTATCGCGGCGTTGAACAGCCTGGGGCAGGGCAGCGTCGTGCCGGCACCGGGTGGTGTGTTGATTCGTGATCACGCCGGAAATGTGCTGGGAGCGGTGGGGATCAGCGGGGATTTGTCGGATGTTGATGAACAGTGTGCGATCAATGCGATCGAGGCGCTGGGGTTGAGGGCGGATGCGGGGGTGGTGGCGTAA
- the gcl gene encoding glyoxylate carboligase — translation MSKMRAIEAAVLVMRREGVDTAFGIPGAAINPLYNALQKVGGIDHVLARHVEGASHMAEGYTRTKAGNIGVCIGTSGPAGTDMVTGLYSASADSIPILCITGQAPRARMHKEDFQAVDITSIVKPVTKWATTVLEPGQVPYAFQKAFYEMRSGRPGPVLIDLPFDVQMAEIEFDIDAYQPLPLAKPTASRVQVEKALALLDQAERPLLVAGGGIINADASDLLVEFAELTGIPVIPTLMGWGTIPDDHPLMVGMVGLQTSHRYGNATMLKSDVVLGIGNRWANRHTGSVDVYTEGRKFIHVDIEGTQIGRVFTPDLGIVSDAAAALTVFIEVAREWQAAGKLKNRSAWLQDCQQRKASLQRKTHFDNVPVKPQRVYEEMNQVFGKDTCYVSTIGLSQIAGAQFLHVYKPRHWINCGQAGPLGWTIPAALGVVKADPDRKVVALSGDYDFQFMIEELAVGAQFKLPYIHVVVNNSYLGLIRQAQRGFDMDYCVQLSFDNLNAPELNGYGVDHVAVAEGLGCKALRVFEPAQIQPALRKAQELIEEFKVPVIVEIILERVTNISMGTEINAVNEFEDLALVGNDAPTAISLLD, via the coding sequence ATGAGCAAAATGAGAGCAATCGAAGCCGCCGTTCTGGTGATGCGCCGTGAAGGGGTTGATACCGCTTTTGGCATCCCGGGTGCCGCCATCAACCCGCTGTACAACGCCCTGCAAAAAGTCGGCGGCATCGATCATGTCCTTGCTCGCCACGTTGAAGGCGCCTCGCACATGGCCGAGGGCTACACCCGCACCAAGGCCGGCAACATCGGCGTGTGCATCGGCACCTCCGGCCCTGCCGGCACCGACATGGTCACCGGGCTCTACAGCGCCTCGGCGGACTCGATCCCAATCCTCTGCATCACCGGCCAGGCACCCCGCGCCCGTATGCACAAGGAAGACTTCCAGGCTGTCGACATCACCAGCATCGTCAAGCCTGTGACCAAGTGGGCAACCACTGTTCTGGAACCGGGCCAAGTGCCTTACGCGTTCCAGAAAGCATTCTATGAAATGCGCTCCGGCCGTCCGGGCCCGGTGCTGATCGACCTGCCGTTCGACGTGCAGATGGCTGAAATCGAATTCGACATCGACGCTTACCAGCCACTGCCGCTGGCCAAGCCGACCGCTAGCCGCGTTCAGGTGGAGAAGGCTTTGGCCTTGCTCGATCAGGCCGAGCGTCCATTGCTGGTAGCCGGTGGTGGCATCATCAATGCCGATGCCAGCGACTTGCTGGTGGAATTCGCCGAGCTGACCGGCATCCCGGTCATCCCGACCCTGATGGGCTGGGGCACCATTCCGGACGATCACCCGCTGATGGTGGGCATGGTCGGTTTGCAGACTTCGCATCGTTATGGCAACGCCACGATGCTCAAGTCCGACGTGGTGCTGGGCATCGGTAACCGTTGGGCCAACCGCCACACCGGTTCGGTTGACGTCTATACCGAAGGCCGCAAGTTCATTCACGTCGACATCGAAGGCACGCAGATCGGCCGCGTGTTCACCCCGGACCTGGGCATCGTTTCCGACGCCGCTGCCGCGCTGACCGTGTTCATCGAAGTCGCCCGCGAATGGCAAGCCGCCGGCAAGCTGAAAAACCGTAGCGCCTGGCTGCAAGACTGCCAGCAGCGCAAGGCCAGTCTGCAGCGCAAGACTCACTTCGACAACGTGCCGGTCAAGCCGCAGCGTGTATACGAAGAAATGAACCAGGTGTTTGGCAAAGACACTTGCTACGTCAGCACCATTGGTCTGTCGCAGATTGCCGGCGCGCAGTTCCTGCACGTCTACAAGCCACGCCACTGGATCAACTGCGGTCAGGCAGGCCCGTTGGGCTGGACCATTCCGGCGGCGCTGGGTGTGGTCAAGGCTGATCCGGACCGTAAAGTCGTGGCCCTGTCGGGGGACTATGACTTCCAGTTCATGATCGAAGAATTGGCGGTGGGCGCGCAGTTCAAGCTGCCGTACATTCATGTGGTGGTGAACAACTCGTACCTGGGGCTGATCCGCCAGGCGCAGCGCGGTTTCGACATGGACTACTGCGTGCAGCTGTCCTTCGATAACCTCAACGCTCCGGAACTCAACGGTTACGGTGTTGACCACGTCGCAGTTGCCGAGGGCCTCGGTTGCAAGGCGCTGCGAGTGTTCGAACCGGCTCAGATCCAGCCTGCCCTGCGCAAGGCCCAGGAGCTGATCGAAGAGTTCAAGGTTCCGGTGATCGTCGAGATTATCCTGGAGCGCGTGACCAACATTTCCATGGGCACCGAGATCAACGCCGTCAACGAATTCGAAGACCTGGCGCTGGTCGGCAACGACGCACCGACGGCGATTTCGTTGCTGGATTAA